The nucleotide window CAGCCTTAGCACCTGGCACCAGCACCTAGACCTCAGTCTAACTCTGCTTGTCAATGTCCCTTGCTGTCCAGACTGCAGAGATAAATGTCACCATGCATCTAGGACAACAGGATGGCATTTGGGCAAAGGGTAAAGGAATGTCCAAGGTGTCTGgctgctcttctccagccaGGAGCTTACCCAGAGGCTGTCATGGCACTGGCACCACGAGGCTGGgctccctctccatcccttcccgAGGCCTGGAAGCCACTGGAAGGCTGCTGGGCAGACTGGAGTGGGGAGAAGGAACGCAGAGCCGAGGCCACTTCTGAGAGATGGCGGGAAGCCTGTCCATCCCGGCTCACGTGAAAGCCCAGTGCTGAGGAGCCTGCTATCACATTGGCAATCAGGCTGTGAGGCTGCAGAGTTGAAAGAGAAAGAGTcactgtcctgtgcagagctggaggacTGATCTcaccacacacagagctgggctaTTTTTTGGCCCCTCTCCCATCTCACAGGGCTCTAGGACAGCCTGTTACCTTCTCTAGAAAACCAGAAGTGTCCCAGATAGTGCTGATCTACCACATTTTCATCCCCAGAAACATCCCAGGCAAGGGCAAAATTACCCAGAGGGCCTGATGATGAATTTGCCAGCATGTAGCAAGCACCCCAAGAACAACCCTCATGCCCTGACCCTGGGCACCTCTGACTCCGACTGCAGGGACTGGATGGAGCTGAAGAGGGCATTTTCggggagcacagcctgctgaGCCAGGGCCACGCTGCTGTCCCGGTGCACCCGCTCCTTCAGGAAGCCGATGAAGGCTGTGCTCTCGCGGGGTGGCTGCCACTTGGGGTTGGTGATGGCAAAGTGCATGAGGGATAGCTCCGTCTTGCCATCCTCAGCCTGCTGGTAAATGGAGGCCTCCGTCTTTCCTGCTGACATCCACTGTGGACAAGAGACGAGTAATGAGAGACAGGATCTCCTTTGCaaccctgccagccctgggaatcCTGCAATCAGTCTGGGCAAAGCATGCAACACCCAGCCCATGCAAGGCCATGGCACCCTATCTAGCAGGTGCTACACCAGAAGTCCCCACGCTCATTCAGCCATCTCAAGAGAAGAAGCAACAAACAGAGTTTGTTCCAACTCCATCTCAGAACATGAATTGCTGCAATGGAACTTGGGAGCTGGGAACAGTCACACAGACAGGAACAATTAGAGTCAACAAATAACTCTTCTTAAAAGCTTCCTGCCACAATGAGTTCACTTCCTTCCTAGTTGATGACTGTGTCACTAGGAAGTCTTTCCCTAGGCAAGTAATCTAAATTCCAAGGCACACAAAACAGATGGACCCCTTTTCCCTCCATCATAGATTTTTCATAATGGAAAATGCTTCCTATTTCCTCTAGACTGCTTCTCTCCTGAGCACAAGCAGGAGAGAAGTGATCACACTTTCTAAATGTCCACATTTCACCCTCCGGAGGAGACAGAACCCTTGGCTGTGAAAACAGGCAATGACATCAAAGACATGACACAGCCTGATTCCCGAAGCATCTGGTCAATAATCACAGCTGGGCCACAAGAGCCTTCTGGAGCTGGTGACCTGTGGTGCCAAACCCAGACACCCTACCAAGAGATGGGTGGCTGAGCTGTGGGCTGCCAGGAGTGGCGAGTTCAGGCCTCTCATGGGTCTAAAGGACCAGACAAGCTGGTGGGCAGCACAGGACCTACCGCAGGGTGGCCGTGCTGGCGCACGTCCATCTGGGCAAAGGAGCAGGTGTCACCCACACCCACCACCTCCACAGTGAAGTTACGGAAGAAGTCAACAATGTCCAAGGACTTGGGCCGCAAGCAGATGATGAGGATCAAAGGGGTAATGATGGGACTCAGGAGCTCTTCCAGGATGAAGACCTAAGCACAGAAATGATGGGTTCAGCACAAACTTGAGGGTCAAAAAACCCACAATCCCAAAAAAGACCCCAGAGATAGCCCTCCATCTTCTGGAGCAGGGCATCTCTGAGGATGCTGCCTTGTTCCTCTATGAGCCCAGGAACTGTTGAGCTCTCCAGCACTTTCTCCATCCTGTGATGGGGGTAagtccccagccccacagttAAGCCAAGCTCACCGCTTTGTACTGGAAGAGCTGGGCAAACTCATCCCTGGTCTCATAGCGGTGGGCATTGCCCTGCCAGTGGTCAGGCATGTAGTGGATGTGTGCCAGGATAACTcgcagcagctgctctgggcaaaaGACCAGGTGCTGGTCAGGGATGAAAGACCTGCACGACAGGACAGGGAAACATCACAGCATTACACCCCAGTTCCTGGGAGATGTCATCCTGGGAGGGCAGGGTTACTGGCCCATATCACAGCTCTACCTGTAACCTTCCAACCAGACCAGCACCTCATACCACACAACCACTGCAGCCAGGATCACTACCTCTCCCCAGCCATGCCCCTCATCCACACAGACTCACATCCATTTGCAAGCAAAGAGCATGTTTACGTGGATTGCTGCCAGACCCTCTGCTCCctacagcactgccaggagcacGGGGGCAGCACAGACCCACCTCACCTGCACACTGTGATGCCCACCCCGAGCAGGGTGACCGTGGTCAGGACGTGCTCAACTGCAAGCACGTCCTCATCATAGATGGTGAGAGCGatgagcacagccaggatggaGCCAGCAAAGAAGGCCACGTTCTTGGCCACGATGGTGAGAAGCGGAGAGATAAAGCAGTTCATGTACTTGGAAGCTGGCTTGTACCCCTTGCTGAGGCGCGAGTGCAGTTCGTGATCCAGCTCGTTGAAGTGACGCAGGTAACAGCGGCCATAGAGAGACCAGCAGCGGGCACCCAGGCTGCCCGGCTCCCGCTTCAGGATCTCCGTGTAGCTGAAGAAAGCATAGAGGATCTGCCAGATGAGGATGagggggcagaggaggaagtTAGCAATGCCAATCCAGAGGATGCGAGTGCTGAGCTtctcagccagctccaggcGGTTCCCGGCCCGCTTGTATTCAGCCTTCAGGCTCCACTCATTCTCAAAGAGGGAGCCGGGACCCCAGAAGAAGATGAGCTCAAAGTTGTACTTGAGCCCACGCGTGTAGAAGACGGTGTCTCCCAGCAGGGGCAGGCGGAAGCGGATGGGCAGCAGTGACTTGTTCACCATGGCCACCATGTAGTTCTTGAAGCGGAGGATGCGGTGATAGATGTCCAGCTCTGTCAGCTCCTTCTTGTGGATGCAGATCTGGTGCTCCTTCTGGATCTGCACAATGCGAGCCTGCACCTCCTGCCAGGTGTAGTAAGGCAGGGTGGACTGGAAGATGGACAAGCAGCAAGATTAGGAGCAAGAAGTATCCAGGGACAGAAGCCACACACCTCAGGGTGCTGACAAAGTGCATGCAACACCAGGGCGTGAGGCACCTTTTGGCACTACTTCAGCCTCCAGCAGGCAAACCCCACACCTTGTCTTGGTGCCCTTTACCCCCTAGATTAGCACAGATGACTGTTTCCCAGCCACGCATGCACCAGCTTCCTTGGAGGCATAAACACAGGTCCAGGCTTCTGTGGtgcctcccagagctgccatttGGAATCAGCAGGGAGAAACAAACAAGGAAGGGACTTAAGCAGCGTCCCAGAGGGAGTCCATGGAAAAACTGGGGACAATCCAAGCCTTTCAGCTCACCCCACCTTTCTCAAGCTACTTTCTCCCTCCAAAGGACACGCACATGCCTTTTCATGTTGTTCATCAGAGCAACAACTCTGGACTAGGAGTCTATGCAAGCCTCAAACCCCTTCTGTGACACACTGATCTGCTGTGTGACCTTCACAACTAAGTAGCTCCAAGCCTCCCAAATAAACAAGGAAGCTGAGGTTGTTCACATCCCAGGGAGGTACGAGGATATCCTCACTTATGCCTCCTCTGTGGAAGGCACAGCAGAAAAGGCCACCGCTAAAGGATACACATATTGGGTGGCATATGGCAGAGGCATGCGCCAGCAGGCGGAGAGGCAGACTGAGCACAGAGAGGTTAACACGGAATAAACTGGCTGCTCGAGAAGAGGCTGAAAGGAGATCATGTGGCtatggagcagagggaagagtgCTCAGTCTGACAGAGAAGAGGAGAGGCATGAAGGCAAGTTGCAACCACCAGCAAATGCCTCCCATGACCCTCGGCAGCCCTGCGTGCAGCCCCTGGCTCAGCGACTTACCATGGGGATCTTCAGGGCATTGATGTAGAAAGAATGAATCTCCCAGTAGCAGCAAATATTGTAGATAAATTTCACGAGTCGGTGGATCCAGAAAACCCCAGCTATCACCAGGATGCAGATGAGGAAGCTGTTTGCCTGGATTCTGAGAGCAAGAAGAGGCAAGTAGTGGGACACAGGCCCAGACAGGAGCCCTGAGTATGCAGGAAAACAAGAGCAGTGGATAACATGTCCCCCCCTGCCCCTACCTTGCACTGCAGACATTTGGAGGCAGGAAGGCATCTGGCAGAGTCACCTTAATGGGCTCAGTGGGATGCTGGCTGTGATTTAATGCTTTGTTGGCAAAGAGGATGTCATAATCAACACAGCTGATAAGAAAGGTGGTGAATGCCACTACAAAGATGAACTGCCtgtgaaaaaagagaagtgttGTGAGGGAATCACCCTTCTGCTCCACCACAAAACGTGAAGCAGCCAGGGTCATATGCCACGGAGATGCAATCCCACTGCCAGGTCATCAGGAATGCTCACAGGCAATGGTTTCTTAAAGTGAAACGCAGGTCTGGGGCATGGAAAACCCTGATGAAGGGGAGACAGCATAATTATGAAAGGAGCCCTTCCACCTACACAGCTGCAAGGGCTTGGCAAGTGCCTGTGGCTGTTCCCCAGCAGCCACAACAGGGGGGAACCTGCACTTACATGAGCTCAAAGATCTCTCCAATGAGCATGCAAGTGAAGCCATTCTTCTGATGCAGGTTATAGACGTGAAAGCTGCAGTCAAGGAACACACCATGGAGACTCCTTTCTGATGAAGGATGAAGAGGCTTCTGTCCCACTGATTtccacagctcctcagccaaGTCTCCCTTTACAACCAAGAAAAAATCTCTCCAACCCCTACTCATCAGCAAGTTGGTTCCCCACCGCAGGAAAACACACTCTGCCCAGGTAATACAGCTGGGGTAGAGGGACTTAGCTTCGTTCAtgctcccttccttcctgcactCAACACCCATAGCAGGGGTCt belongs to Serinus canaria isolate serCan28SL12 chromosome 7, serCan2020, whole genome shotgun sequence and includes:
- the ATG9A gene encoding autophagy-related protein 9A isoform X1 — its product is MAHFETQYQRLESSSTESPPGGGDLLVHVPEGAKSPWHHIENLDLFFSRVYNLHQKNGFTCMLIGEIFELMQFIFVVAFTTFLISCVDYDILFANKALNHSQHPTEPIKVTLPDAFLPPNVCSARIQANSFLICILVIAGVFWIHRLVKFIYNICCYWEIHSFYINALKIPMSTLPYYTWQEVQARIVQIQKEHQICIHKKELTELDIYHRILRFKNYMVAMVNKSLLPIRFRLPLLGDTVFYTRGLKYNFELIFFWGPGSLFENEWSLKAEYKRAGNRLELAEKLSTRILWIGIANFLLCPLILIWQILYAFFSYTEILKREPGSLGARCWSLYGRCYLRHFNELDHELHSRLSKGYKPASKYMNCFISPLLTIVAKNVAFFAGSILAVLIALTIYDEDVLAVEHVLTTVTLLGVGITVCRSFIPDQHLVFCPEQLLRVILAHIHYMPDHWQGNAHRYETRDEFAQLFQYKAVFILEELLSPIITPLILIICLRPKSLDIVDFFRNFTVEVVGVGDTCSFAQMDVRQHGHPAWMSAGKTEASIYQQAEDGKTELSLMHFAITNPKWQPPRESTAFIGFLKERVHRDSSVALAQQAVLPENALFSSIQSLQSESEVPRPHSLIANVIAGSSALGFHVSRDGQASRHLSEVASALRSFSPLQSAQQPSSGFQASGRDGEGAQPRGASAMTASGADARTVSSGSSAWEGQLQSMILSEYASTEMSLHALYMHELHKQHAQLEPERHTWHRRESDESGESAHEELDTQRGGPVPIPRSASYPFSSPRQPAEETATLQTGFQRRYGGITDPGTVHRAPSHFSRLPLGGWAEDGQSARHPEPVPEESSEDELPPQIHKV
- the ATG9A gene encoding autophagy-related protein 9A isoform X2, with protein sequence MAHFETQYQRLESSSTESPPGGGDLLVHVPEGAKSPWHHIENLDLFFSRVYNLHQKNGFTCMLIGEIFELMQFIFVVAFTTFLISCVDYDILFANKALNHSQHPTEPIKVTLPDAFLPPNVCSARIQANSFLICILVIAGVFWIHRLVKFIYNICCYWEIHSFYINALKIPMSTLPYYTWQEVQARIVQIQKEHQICIHKKELTELDIYHRILRFKNYMVAMVNKSLLPIRFRLPLLGDTVFYTRGLKYNFELIFFWGPGSLFENEWSLKAEYKRAGNRLELAEKLSTRILWIGIANFLLCPLILIWQILYAFFSYTEILKREPGSLGARCWSLYGRCYLRHFNELDHELHSRLSKGYKPASKYMNCFISPLLTIVAKNVAFFAGSILAVLIALTIYDEDVLAVEHVLTTVTLLGVGITVCRSFIPDQHLVFCPEQLLRVILAHIHYMPDHWQGNAHRYETRDEFAQLFQYKAVFILEELLSPIITPLILIICLRPKSLDIVDFFRNFTVEVVGVGDTCSFAQMDVRQHGHPAWMSAGKTEASIYQQAEDGKTELSLMHFAITNPKWQPPRESTAFIGFLKERVHRDSSVALAQQAVLPENALFSSIQSLQSESEPHSLIANVIAGSSALGFHVSRDGQASRHLSEVASALRSFSPLQSAQQPSSGFQASGRDGEGAQPRGASAMTASGADARTVSSGSSAWEGQLQSMILSEYASTEMSLHALYMHELHKQHAQLEPERHTWHRRESDESGESAHEELDTQRGGPVPIPRSASYPFSSPRQPAEETATLQTGFQRRYGGITDPGTVHRAPSHFSRLPLGGWAEDGQSARHPEPVPEESSEDELPPQIHKV